The Geobacter metallireducens GS-15 region GGCCGAGGCGGTCGTCGGCGAGGAGCTGCAGCCGGCCCTGGAGAAGTCCAACCTCGCCACCAGCGACGCCGCCATCGACCTTATCCGGAGCAACCAGTGGCTCGGGTGGGACTTCCTCCTTTGGCTCCTCCACCGGACCATGACCGAGGCGTCCGAGTACCGGGTGAGCCGGCCCGGACCGGCCCTGGCCGACGACCCCTTCGTGGCCTATCTCAACGACCGCCTCGTCCTCATGAGCGCCGGCGAGGCCGGCACCCAGAAGATCACCGTCGCCGGCCCCCAGGATCACTTCCGGGAGGCCCGCACCGCCCTTGCCCACGGCAAGCGGATCACCGAGTCGACTCTCTACCTGGAGCAGGAGGAGAACGCCTGGAAGCTGACCCTCAAGGGTGAGCTCTTCCACTTTGCCTCCTTCAAGGCCCCCAAGGTGGCCATCGAGAAGGGGGACCACGTGGACGAGGGGAGCGAGCGGGAGGCCGCCTTCTACGAGCGGATGTACGTCATCGAGCAGGGTCTGCAGCTCTTCGACAGCCTCTACGGGGAGTTTCTGAAGGCCCGGCTCGGGGCCGGCTGGGGGGAGGAGCTGGCGCGGATCGAGGGGTGGCTGGCGGGAGAGTAGCGAGGTGCTTTTGGTAATAACACATCATGGATGTCCCCCGAACTCCTGTCGAGTGTATGACGCACTGAAGCTGAGCAGGGAATAGAAGATGCCGAAGCCGGCAAGCCCGGTTCAGTACAAACGTGCTGCTGAAAAATGCGGCTGACACCATACCCAACAGAATCAAACGGAACACATAGACTTCTTTCTGGTACTGGGGCGGGAACCTGACTGTTCGACAGCGGGCGCCATGCCGGCCCCCAGGCGCTCCGGCTCGTGCGGGAGAGGTTTCACCGCTTCCACGACATCCGGTACAGGGTTCTTGCGTGGCTGGGGAAGCTGTGGGGGAGCAAGACCCGGTGAGGGGGTGTTCCCGTCAGCAGCAGGCTGACCAGCCGTCATGCGCACGTGCGCGTCGTTTGGTCATGTGTCCCGGTACTGGTTCAACAGGGAGAGAAATTCCTGCAATAACCTCGTCTGGTATCGACATTCCCTTGTCTGGACCGAAAGGGTTCTCCGTAAGTCAAGAGAGCACGCAACCTCCACGAGCCAGCCCTGTTCCAGCTCCCTTTCGACGGCAATTTTCGAGAGGCATCCTACCCCCAGGCCCGCTTCAGTGGCCTTCTTGATGGCTTCGGTATGCCCCAATTCCAGGGCGATTGAGAACTCTATCCCTTTTCGGGCCATTGCCGCCTCAAAAACCTCCCTCGTTCCGGACCCCTTTTCACGCATGATCCAGGGGGCGCCGTGCAACATCTCCACAGAAGCCTTTTTTCTGCCCCCCCACGGATGCCCTTTGCCAACCACGACGACCAATTCATCATTTTTCCAGGGGGATGTGTCGAGAACCCTGGAATGGGGAATCCCTTCGATCAGTCCCAGGTCGAGCTCCCCATTTTCCAGAGCATTCTCGATCTGCTGGGCATTCGCGATGGTCAGCAACACCTTTGCCTGGGGGTAGTTCCTCGAAAATTCGGCAACGATGTCGGGCAGAATATAGTTGCCGATGGTGGTGCTTGCCCCGATGGTCAGGACCCCCCGGGGTTCGCCGGCGGAGTCTTCGAGGAACTGCTCTATCGCCCGGATTCTTCTGATCACCTCCACGGCTTCCGGCAGGATCTTGCGTCCCCGATCATTCAGGAGCAGGCGCTTGCCGTGGCGCTCGAAGAGCGGGGCCCCCGCCAGCCGCTCCAGTTCGGCAATGGCCATGCTCACCGCCGACTGCGTTATGAAGAGCTGACTGCTTGCCTGGGTCACATGCTCGCATCGGGCAACCTTTTCAAATATTTCCAGTTGCCTCACGGTAATAGCCATTGCAGTCCCTTATAAAAAATATTGAACATATTGATAGATATTACTCATTTTTTATTATATGCGAGATGGCCTATGATGCAATCAAAACATGCATCGGGGAGGATGTCATGAACGCAACCAGGCTCCACAAGGTGTTATTCGTCATTCTACTGGCACTGTGCGCTACCCCATGGGTTGGTACTGCCCTGGCGTTGGTCATGGGGATATCCTTCAGTCTGCTGTTGGGGAACCAATGGCCCCGGAAAACCGCCCACTACAGCACAAAGCTGCTGCAGGTCTCGGTCGTCGGACTCGGCTTCGGGCTGGGGCTGGGCGAGGTGCTACAGACCGGGAAAAACTCCATTTGGTATAGCGCCATCGGCATCGCAGGGACCCTCCTGGTGGGCTCTGTCCTGGGCACGCTGTTCCGGACGGACCGCAACACCTCGGCCCTTATTTCGTTCGGCACGGCAATCTGCGGCGGCAGTGCCATCGCGGCCATGGCACCCGTCTTGAAGGCGAAGGATGACGAAACGGCGGTGGCCTTGGCAACGGTCTTCACCCTGAATTCCGTGGCGCTCCTGCTCTTTCCGTTGATCGGCCGCTGGCTGCAGCTTGACCAGACTATGTTCGGGGTCTGGTCCGGGCTTGCCATCCACGACACCAGCAGTGTTGTTGGTGCCACGTCCGCCTATGGTCCCTTGGCGTTGACCATCGGGACGACGGTCAAGCTGACGAGGGCCATCTGGATCGCACCGGCTGTCATGGCGGTATCGTTGATCAAAGGGGGGAAACAGAGGGCCAGGATTCTTCTGTTCATCGTGGGATTTATCGGTGCCGCAACCATCAGAACAGTACTGCCAATGTTCGGGCAGTACTGGGGAGTGCTGGCTGCTGTCGCCAAACAATGCCTCGTCATGACCTTGTTCATGGTTGGCGCGGGGCTCAGCAGGGAGGTGGTGGGGGCGGTCGGGATAAGGCCCCTCTTGCACGCGGTCACGCTCTGGGGGGTGGTCAGCACGCTTACGCTTGTTGCCCTGAAAGTGGTCGGGCTTGCGTGAGCCGGTCATCGGTCCCGAATGGGATCAGAGGCCTTCGTTGCACCACCGTTTCCGGTCCCGTTACGGAGGGATGGTTCAAGGCAGAACGGGTGATGCCACTGACGGGGCTGTCCGCAGTCATCCCAGCTTCGGAAACTCCGTCGGCAGAAGTGGCCGGGGGGTGAGGTGCTCGGGGAGGCGGATCAGCCGGGTTTCCGGCGCAAGGGCCAGTTCATCGTAGATGAGGTGGCCCTTCGTGTTGTAGCTCTTGGAGAGGTGCATGGGGAGGAGCCAGCCGGGGCGGAGCTCCCGGGCGAGGGCCGAGACGTCGGTCGTGCAGAGGTGGTGGGAGGTGCGGGCCTTGTCCCTGTCCGCGGCCAGGAATGAGCACTCGCAGGCGAGGAGTGTGACGCCTGTCAGGAGCCGCCGCGCCGTGGCCAGGTTCCCGGCGCTCGCCCCGATGTCGGTGAGGTAGCCGATGCCGGCCGGTTCCTGGTCCCGCCGGATCGCCTCGAAGAGCTCCCGGCCGTGGACGCTTCGCTCCTCCACGCCGCCGGCGGCTGTCCGGCAGGGGACCGTGATTGTTCTGCCATCCAGTTCCCCCCGGTAAAAGCGGCTCTTCAGCTCCCGCAGCCACTCCCCCGGCACAAGCTCTTCCGACGCGATCTTTCCCCCGTCGATCCAGAAGGAGGGGCGCTCGGTGATCCGGAAGGCGAGGGTGGGGATGGCGTTGTGGTCGCAGATGGCGGCGTCCACCGTGAGAAGCGGGTTGCGGTAGATCTCCGTCCCCGCGCGCGGCGTTTCCCCCTCCGGCAGACAGGGAAAACCCTGGGCGCCGGGGAAGGTGAAATTGATGATTCTGTCGGGATGGACCTCGTGGACCCGGAAGGTGCACCAGTAGGATTCGGTCAGGTTCCAGTCGTAGCCGGCCAGCTTGGCCGTCACCTTCCCGGCGATCCCTGCCGGGCCGAAAAGCTGCACCGTCCGGGGGGAGACGTGGATGTGGCGAACGAGGGTGTCGAACCCCATGAAGTGGTCCATGTGGGCGTGGGTGATAAAGATTGCGTCGAGGGATTTGAGGACCCGCTTGGCCAGGTGGTGGAGCTGGCCGCAGTCCACGAGGATGGCGCGCCCCAGGGGGCGGACGTTCACCAGGAGGACCGGGTCGTCCAGGAGCCCCGCGCAGAAGGTGGGTTCCAGATAGCGGAAGGGGAGGCGTTTCATGGTGGTGCCTCGCGGCCTTGAAAAGCGTTTAATAACACGGAGAGACGGAGAACACGGAGTAAATCGGCTGGCGGTCCTTCATGGACAACCTGATTGAATGTTGCTTTCCGGTTTTTGGGGCAAAATAAATCAGTCTCTTGGTTTTCTCTGTGCGCTCCGTCTCTCCGTGTTATTCAAAGATGGACATGAAAAAAGGCCCGCCAACCGGCAGGCCTTTCAAGTTTATCACGGAATCAGGCTAACCTCTCTTCAGCACCCGTGCCGCCTCCTTGGCGTGGTAGGTGAGGATGAGGTCGGCGCCGGCCCGCTTGAAGGAGAGCAGCGTCTCCATCATGACCCGCTCCTCGTCGATCCAGCCGGCCCGGCCGGCGGCCTTGATCATGCTGTACTCGCCGGAGACGTTGTAGACCGCCACGGGGAGGTCGAACTCTTCTCGCAGGTCTCGGACGATGTCGAGGTAGGGGAGCCCCGGCTTCACCATGATGATGTCGGCCCCTTCCTCCACGTCCATGCGGGCCTCGCGGACGGCCTCCCGGCGGTTCCCCGGGTCCATCTGGTAGGAGCGGCGGTCGCCGAATTGCGGCGTCGACTCGGCGGCCTCCCGGAACGGGCCGTAGTAGCCCGAGGCGTATTTCACGGCGTAGCTCATGATGGGGATGTGCTTGTAGCCGTGGTTGTCGAGGATTTCGCGGATGGCCATGACCCGGCCGTCCATCATGTCCGACGGCGCCACCATGTCGGCGCCTGCCTCTGCGTGGGAGAGGGCTTCCTTGGCCAGGAGCTCCAGGGTCTCGTCGTTGTCCACGTCGCCATCTTTAATGATGCCGCAGTGACCGTGGTCGGTGTACTCGCACATGCAGACGTCGGTGATGACCGCCAGCCCCGGCACCTGCTTCTTGATGGCCCGGATCGTTTCCTGGATGATGCCGTGCTCGTCGTAGGCGTCGCTCCCCACGGCGTCCTTGGTTTCGGGGATGCCGAAGAGGATCACTGCGGGAACCCCCAGTTCGTACACCTCCTGGGCCTCGGCGACGATGTGCTCGATGGACTGCTGGTAGATCCCCGGCATGGAGGAGATCTCTTTTCTGATCCCCGTGCCGAAGGCGGAAAACATCGGGTAGATCAGGTCGGTGGCGGAAAGGGTGGTCTCGCTGACCATCCGGCGGAAGACCTCTTTGCCCCTGATTCTGCGGGCGCGGAACGTGGGAAAAAACATGGTGTCATGTCTCCTTGTGGTTTGATAGGGATATCTGCTGGAACATCAACTAATTGATAGTACTCCAAGTGGGGGGCATGGCTCAAACATTTTTGGCGGTAAGCTTCAGAAGCGCGATTGCCGGAGCACGTTTTACCGTTGCGGACAGGCGGCATTCTGTGGCAAGAATAGCAGCGGCCGGCAGCGGATAATATTGGCGTCGGCACGTCAGCAGCAGGAGGTTTCCATGGCTAGGTCCACCATGGGCGCCACGGCCGATTCCCTGGCGCTCCTCATGATCCGGATACCCCTCGGGGCCATTTTCATCGCCCATGGTTCCCAGAAGCTTCTGGGGCTCTTCGGCGGTCACGGCCTCACCGCCACCTTTGCCACCTTCGAGCAGAAGCTCGGCATTCCGCCGATTCTGACACTCCTGGCAATCATCGCCGAGTTCGGCGGCGGCATCGGGGTTCTCTGCGGTTTCCTCACCCGGCTGTCGGGGTTCAGCATCGCCGCCACCATGGCGGTGGCCATCTACAAGGTCAGCTGGGTGAACGGGTTCTTCCTCAACGGCCCCCGGGGGGACGGCATCGAGTACAACCTGGCGCTCCTCGGCATGGCCCTGTCCCTGGTCCTGATCGGCGGGGGGGCGTGGTCGGTGGACCGCTATCTTTTCAGACGGTAGTGTGACGCCGCATCCGGACGCAAGCCACCCTAAAAGATCGAGTCTTTCAACTCTCGTATTATCTCCACTTGCCGCTGGAAGATGTATTGGGAAATCCCCTTTTCGGCCCGGGCATCGGGCCTGATCTCGCAGATGGCAAGGTGTTTCTCGTTTGCGGGAATGACTCTCAGGAGTTTGGCTGGGATTTCGAAGGGTCCGCCGGGGAGCCCGACCCGCACCGACCCTTCCAGGGCGTTTTCGGGTGGATTGGGGACAGAGACGGCGATGGCGATGCCGCCGATGGAGATGTCGTTGAGGGTGCCGGTCACCTTCACGCCGGATGCGCTGAACGTCGCCTCGATCGGGTCTTTCACCTCCACCCGCACGAACTGGCGCCGCTCGGCCCGCACCACCGCATAGGCGAACTTGGTCACCATGGCCACGCACTTGTCGATGTTCACGTAACTGACGGCGGCCAGAACATCCTTCGGGAAGTGGCTGCTCTTGAGGAAGGTCTGCTTTTCCAGGTGCATGACCACCGCCTGTTGCTGGTGGACCGCAAGCTCCACGGTGTCGCCGTCGATGGATTCCACCGTGGCGCCGAAGTTGACCGGGATCGACTGGTAGTAGTTGAGGAGCCGCAGATCGTTGGAGACGGTCCCCTTCCGGATGGCGGCGAGGGTTTCGAGTATCTGCCGGTTGTCCTCCCGGGCATCGGCGTCTGGCACAAGCTGGTAGTAATCGTCCATGGATCCGTCCTTGAGATGGGGTAGTGGCAAGGCGTTCTTTTGGTTGTCACGGCGCGGCGATTTCGTGTATAGTCAATTCTGGCGAAGATATCCTCTTCGCCTTTCGTTTGTCCAGAAATTTCAGCACTTTTCACCATGACGGAGAGCAGACTTTGACGAAGCACAACGAGCAGGAAATCGACCGCCGGCGAACCTTCGCCATCATCAGCCACCCGGACGCCGGCAAGACCACCATCACCGAGAAGCTGCTGCTGTTCGGCGGCGCCATCCAGCAGGCCGGCGAGGTTCGCGCCCGCAAGGCGGCCCGCCATGCCACCTCCGACTGGATGGAGATGGAGAAGCAGCGGGGGATCTCGGTCACCTCGTCGGTCATGAAGTTCACCTACCGGAACTACGAGGTGAACCTCCTGGACACCCCGGGCCACAACGATTTTTCCGAGGACACCTACCGGGTCCTCACCGCCGTGGACTCGGCCCTCATGGTCATCGACGCGGTCAAGGGGGTCGAGAGCCAGACCATCAAGCTCCTCGATGTCTGCCGCCTCCGCCACACCCCCATCATGACCTTCGTCAACAAGCTGGACCGTGAAGGGCGCGATCCCTTCGAGCTCATCGACGAGATTGAGAAGGTCCTGAAGATCCAGTGCGCGCCCATGACCTGGCCCATCGGCATGGGGAAGCGGTTCCGGGGGACCTACCACCTCTACACCAAGGAGCTCATCATCTTCGACGCCGAGGCGGAGCGGGGGACCGGGAGCATCGTGTCGCTCTCCGGCCTCGACGATCCCCGCCTCGACGAGATTCTCGGCTCCCAGGCCGCGGAGCTTCGCGGTGACATCGAGCTTCTGGAGGGGGCGGCCCACCCCTTCGAGGAGGAGGCGTATCTCGCCGGCCTCCAGACCCCGGTCTTCTTCGGGAGCGCCATCAACACCTTCGGGGTGCAGCAACTCCTCGACACCTTCGTGGAGAACGCCCCGGCGCCGCTTCCCCGGGAGGCAGTCACCCGTACCGTCTCTCCCTACGAGGAGCCCTTTGCCGCCTTCGCCTTCAAGATCCAGGCGAACATGGACCCGGCCCACCGGGACCGGATCGCCTTCTTCCGCATCTGCTCCGGCAAGTTCACCCGGGGGATGAAGGTGCGCCACGTGCGGCTCGGCCGCGAGGTGGCCATCAACAACGCCACCATCTTCATGGCCCAGGACCGGACCCACGTGGACGAGGCGTTCCCCGGCGACATCATCGGCATCCATAACCACGGCACCATCAAGATCGGCGACACCTTCACCATGGGTGAGGAGCTGAAGTTCACCGGCATCCCCAACTTCGCCCCGGAGCACTTCCGCAAGGTGCGGCTCCTGGACCCGCTCAAATCCAAGGCCCTGGAGAAGGGGCTCACGCAGTTGGCCGAGGAGGGGACCACCCAGGTCTTTCGGCCGCTGATGGGGGCCGACTGGATCGTCGGGGCCGTGGGTATCCTCCAGTTCGACGTGGTCATGCACCGGTTGGAGCACGAGTACAACGTGAAGGCCACCTACGAGCCCGCCGCCTACGCCACGGCCCGGTGGGTGACCGGCGAGAAGAAGAAGCTGGAGGAGTTCCAGAAGAAAGAGGTCATGAGCTGCTACATCGACGGTGAGGGGAACCTGGCCTACCTGGCCAGTTCCCAGTGGCGCCTCGACAACACCATGGACAACTGGAAGGATCTCCAGTTCCACGCCACGCGGGAGCATAGCTGAGCCGTTAAGAAAGGGGGGAGACACTGGGTTTCCCCCCTTTTGTCTTCATCACGCCAAACCCACTGGCCCCTTTCCCGGCAGCACGCATTTTCAACCCCTGCAATGGATGATATTTTTGTTAGAATGTACTGATACCCGGCTGGATGCTATGGACCCGAACGAACTCAAAATTCTCCTGAACGAATTCAAGAGCGGCGCCATCGGCGAGGACGAGGCCCTTGAGCGCCTGCGCCACCTCCCCTTCGAGGACATTGGAGATGCCATGGTGGACCATCACCGGAGCCTGCGCCAGGGGTTCCCGGAGGTGATCTTCGGCGCCGGCAAGAGCGCCGGCCAGATCGAGCGGATCATGGCCTCCCTGGCAGCCAGGGGGAACAACATCCTCGTGACCCGTCTCGACGAGGCCAAGGCTCTGGCGGTGAAGGAAGCCTTTCCCCCCGCGGTCTGGCACGCCGACGCCCGCTGCCTCACCCTGGAGCAGAAGCCGGCGGAACGGCGGGGGCGGGGGACGGTCCTCGTCGTCTCGGCCGGTACCTCCGACCTGCCGGTGGCGGCCGAGGCCCTGGTCACCCTCCGGATGCTGGGGAACGACACCGAGCACCTCTACGACGTGGGGGTGGCGGGAATCCACCGGCTCCTGGCCCGACGGGAGGCGCTCACGGCCGCCAGCGTCCTCATCGTGGTGGCCGGAATGGAGGGGGCCCTTCCCTCGGTGGTGGGGGGCCTCGTGGACCGGCCGGTCATCGCCGTTCCCACCTCGGTGGGGTACGGGGCAGCCTTCGGGGGGATCGCCGCCCTCCTCGGGATGCTCAACTCCTGCGCCGCCGGCGTCACGGTGGTGAACATCGATAACGGTTTCGGCGCCGCCGTGGCGGCCAGCAAGATCAACAGGGAATGAGGTTTTCTTGAAGATACTCTATTGCGACTGCTTTGCCGGCATTGCCGGCGACATGACTGTGGCGGCCCTCCTGGACCTGGGGGTCCCCTTCGAGGTGGTGGAGGGGGCGGTGAAACAGCTCCCCCTTCCCCATTCCAGCTACTCCCTGGCCGTGGAGCGGACGAGCCGCAAGGGGATCGCCGCCGCCCGGTTCGTGGTGCACGTGGAGGAGCACCAGCCCCACCGCCACTACGCCGACATCGCCGCCATGATCGAGGAGAGTACGCTTGCCGAAGGGGTGAAGGAGAAGGCCCAGCGGATCTTCTTCCGCCTCGCCGAGGCCGAGGCAAAGGTCCACGGCGTCGAGATCGGGCGGGTCCACTTCCACGAGGTGGGAGCCGTGGACTCCATCGTCGATATTGTCGGGACGGCCGCTGCCCTGGAGTGGCTCGGCATCGACGCCGTCCATGCCGCTCCTCTCCCCCTGGGAAGCGGCTTCGTGGAAACGGCCCACGGCCGGCTCCCGGTGCCGGCCCCGGCCACGGCGGAGCTTCTGCGGGGACTCCCGATCCACGGCGAGGCGGGGAGCGGGGAGCGGGTGACCCCAACCGGCGCCGCCATCCTGGCCGCCCTGGCCACCGGCTTCGGCCGGGCCCCGGCCATGACCGTCACCGGCGTCGGCTGCGGGGCGGGGACGAAGGATTTCGACGATATCCCCAACGTCATGCGGCTCTTTATGGGCGAGGCGGAAGGGGGGCTTTTGCGGGACGAGGTCTGCATCATCGAGACCCACATCGACGACATGAACCCGGAGATCCTCGGCCACGTCCTGGAACGGCTCATGGAGGCCGGCGCCCTCGACGCGGCCTTCTCGCCCCTGCAGATGAAGA contains the following coding sequences:
- the rdgC gene encoding recombination-associated protein RdgC — its product is MGILSGTVAVCQFRVAGDLPSGDLYPFIAENLAKQAFQPIDQGAAEQSVGWVHLDDHRQMSFDTTAAFWRDHYVTFTLRRDQRKLPAALVKAYLQVAEHEHLSANPGLNRVPKQKREELKEAVRLSLLAKTLPVPSTWDAVWDTRTGIVSFTSLSAPIIELFEAQFKKTFEGARLVAIHPYSRAEAVVGEELQPALEKSNLATSDAAIDLIRSNQWLGWDFLLWLLHRTMTEASEYRVSRPGPALADDPFVAYLNDRLVLMSAGEAGTQKITVAGPQDHFREARTALAHGKRITESTLYLEQEENAWKLTLKGELFHFASFKAPKVAIEKGDHVDEGSEREAAFYERMYVIEQGLQLFDSLYGEFLKARLGAGWGEELARIEGWLAGE
- a CDS encoding LysR family transcriptional regulator, with translation MAITVRQLEIFEKVARCEHVTQASSQLFITQSAVSMAIAELERLAGAPLFERHGKRLLLNDRGRKILPEAVEVIRRIRAIEQFLEDSAGEPRGVLTIGASTTIGNYILPDIVAEFSRNYPQAKVLLTIANAQQIENALENGELDLGLIEGIPHSRVLDTSPWKNDELVVVVGKGHPWGGRKKASVEMLHGAPWIMREKGSGTREVFEAAMARKGIEFSIALELGHTEAIKKATEAGLGVGCLSKIAVERELEQGWLVEVACSLDLRRTLSVQTRECRYQTRLLQEFLSLLNQYRDT
- a CDS encoding YeiH family protein codes for the protein MNATRLHKVLFVILLALCATPWVGTALALVMGISFSLLLGNQWPRKTAHYSTKLLQVSVVGLGFGLGLGEVLQTGKNSIWYSAIGIAGTLLVGSVLGTLFRTDRNTSALISFGTAICGGSAIAAMAPVLKAKDDETAVALATVFTLNSVALLLFPLIGRWLQLDQTMFGVWSGLAIHDTSSVVGATSAYGPLALTIGTTVKLTRAIWIAPAVMAVSLIKGGKQRARILLFIVGFIGAATIRTVLPMFGQYWGVLAAVAKQCLVMTLFMVGAGLSREVVGAVGIRPLLHAVTLWGVVSTLTLVALKVVGLA
- a CDS encoding ribonuclease Z; amino-acid sequence: MKRLPFRYLEPTFCAGLLDDPVLLVNVRPLGRAILVDCGQLHHLAKRVLKSLDAIFITHAHMDHFMGFDTLVRHIHVSPRTVQLFGPAGIAGKVTAKLAGYDWNLTESYWCTFRVHEVHPDRIINFTFPGAQGFPCLPEGETPRAGTEIYRNPLLTVDAAICDHNAIPTLAFRITERPSFWIDGGKIASEELVPGEWLRELKSRFYRGELDGRTITVPCRTAAGGVEERSVHGRELFEAIRRDQEPAGIGYLTDIGASAGNLATARRLLTGVTLLACECSFLAADRDKARTSHHLCTTDVSALARELRPGWLLPMHLSKSYNTKGHLIYDELALAPETRLIRLPEHLTPRPLLPTEFPKLG
- the hemB gene encoding porphobilinogen synthase; the protein is MFFPTFRARRIRGKEVFRRMVSETTLSATDLIYPMFSAFGTGIRKEISSMPGIYQQSIEHIVAEAQEVYELGVPAVILFGIPETKDAVGSDAYDEHGIIQETIRAIKKQVPGLAVITDVCMCEYTDHGHCGIIKDGDVDNDETLELLAKEALSHAEAGADMVAPSDMMDGRVMAIREILDNHGYKHIPIMSYAVKYASGYYGPFREAAESTPQFGDRRSYQMDPGNRREAVREARMDVEEGADIIMVKPGLPYLDIVRDLREEFDLPVAVYNVSGEYSMIKAAGRAGWIDEERVMMETLLSFKRAGADLILTYHAKEAARVLKRG
- a CDS encoding DoxX family protein, giving the protein MARSTMGATADSLALLMIRIPLGAIFIAHGSQKLLGLFGGHGLTATFATFEQKLGIPPILTLLAIIAEFGGGIGVLCGFLTRLSGFSIAATMAVAIYKVSWVNGFFLNGPRGDGIEYNLALLGMALSLVLIGGGAWSVDRYLFRR
- a CDS encoding PilZ domain-containing protein: MDDYYQLVPDADAREDNRQILETLAAIRKGTVSNDLRLLNYYQSIPVNFGATVESIDGDTVELAVHQQQAVVMHLEKQTFLKSSHFPKDVLAAVSYVNIDKCVAMVTKFAYAVVRAERRQFVRVEVKDPIEATFSASGVKVTGTLNDISIGGIAIAVSVPNPPENALEGSVRVGLPGGPFEIPAKLLRVIPANEKHLAICEIRPDARAEKGISQYIFQRQVEIIRELKDSIF
- a CDS encoding peptide chain release factor 3, producing the protein MTKHNEQEIDRRRTFAIISHPDAGKTTITEKLLLFGGAIQQAGEVRARKAARHATSDWMEMEKQRGISVTSSVMKFTYRNYEVNLLDTPGHNDFSEDTYRVLTAVDSALMVIDAVKGVESQTIKLLDVCRLRHTPIMTFVNKLDREGRDPFELIDEIEKVLKIQCAPMTWPIGMGKRFRGTYHLYTKELIIFDAEAERGTGSIVSLSGLDDPRLDEILGSQAAELRGDIELLEGAAHPFEEEAYLAGLQTPVFFGSAINTFGVQQLLDTFVENAPAPLPREAVTRTVSPYEEPFAAFAFKIQANMDPAHRDRIAFFRICSGKFTRGMKVRHVRLGREVAINNATIFMAQDRTHVDEAFPGDIIGIHNHGTIKIGDTFTMGEELKFTGIPNFAPEHFRKVRLLDPLKSKALEKGLTQLAEEGTTQVFRPLMGADWIVGAVGILQFDVVMHRLEHEYNVKATYEPAAYATARWVTGEKKKLEEFQKKEVMSCYIDGEGNLAYLASSQWRLDNTMDNWKDLQFHATREHS
- the larB gene encoding nickel pincer cofactor biosynthesis protein LarB, translating into MDPNELKILLNEFKSGAIGEDEALERLRHLPFEDIGDAMVDHHRSLRQGFPEVIFGAGKSAGQIERIMASLAARGNNILVTRLDEAKALAVKEAFPPAVWHADARCLTLEQKPAERRGRGTVLVVSAGTSDLPVAAEALVTLRMLGNDTEHLYDVGVAGIHRLLARREALTAASVLIVVAGMEGALPSVVGGLVDRPVIAVPTSVGYGAAFGGIAALLGMLNSCAAGVTVVNIDNGFGAAVAASKINRE
- the larC gene encoding nickel pincer cofactor biosynthesis protein LarC codes for the protein MKILYCDCFAGIAGDMTVAALLDLGVPFEVVEGAVKQLPLPHSSYSLAVERTSRKGIAAARFVVHVEEHQPHRHYADIAAMIEESTLAEGVKEKAQRIFFRLAEAEAKVHGVEIGRVHFHEVGAVDSIVDIVGTAAALEWLGIDAVHAAPLPLGSGFVETAHGRLPVPAPATAELLRGLPIHGEAGSGERVTPTGAAILAALATGFGRAPAMTVTGVGCGAGTKDFDDIPNVMRLFMGEAEGGLLRDEVCIIETHIDDMNPEILGHVLERLMEAGALDAAFSPLQMKKNRPAVKLTVIARPGQRDELAALVLRETSAIGVRFYPASRLKLSREKEERPTSLGPVTVKVIRDGGRVVRVTPEYDACRRIAAEREMSLLEVYRIVEREAGEP